TTCCTACTGTAGAACTGTGTTCACTACGTTCTGAGATAATTTCTGATTCTTCAATAAAATCAGTTTCAGTTAAAATACCCACTAATTTAGCAGAATCATTTAAAGCTAAAACAGATTTAAGACCGAACTGTTTCATAGTTTCAAATGCAACATTTAGAGGAGTTTTATACCATGTTGTTGGAACTGTAGTAATCATGAAATTTTCAACAGGATCATCACTTTCAAGTTTAATTAATGCATTGGATACCAAATCAAAGGAAGTGATAATACCTACCAAATCACCATTATCATCAACAACAGGAACTCTCCTAACATTATTATCAATCATTTTTTTAGCTACATCCTTAACATCGTCATCAGGACTTGCAGTAACCAAATCAGTACTCATTAAAATAGCTATTTGTTCTTCATCAGGATTGACAATTAAATCTGAACGAGTTATTAATCCCACTAGCTGTTTAGTGTCACCTTTAACAACAGGAAGAACCGCTTTATCTTCTTTCCTCATTAAGTCTAAAACTTTTTCACGGTTTCCAGGAACTGAAACACTAACAACATTTTTAGACATAGCTCTTTTTACTAACATGATAAACACCTTAAAATAGTTTATTAAAAATATAAAAAAAGGGAATGTTGAAAAATTAGTGAATAACCAACACCGCACATTTAGCAGCGTTAACTACTTTTTCAGCAACACTACCCATTATAAATCTGTCAAATCCGGATTTACCAGAACTACCAATAACAATCAAATCAATGTCTTCTTCTTTAGCTACTTCCAAGATAGTTTTAGCTGGTGAACCTTCCCTAATAATTCCATGGAATTTTATACCTGAAGTTTCATCCATTTCTTCAAATTCTTTTATATTATCTTCAGAACGTTGCTTGAGTAATTGGTTTAATTGATATACCTCATCATCCAATGGAAGCCCGTTAACAAAATTATTTTCAGTAACACTAAGCGCATAAATATCAGCACCAGTAGTTTTAGCTAAAAATAATGCATGTTTTTCAGCTTTTTGAGCAAATTCTGACCCATCAGTTGGGACTAATATTTTTTTGTACATGTTTCCATCTCCCAAGTAATTTGACTTTATGTTTTATTTATATCAAACATTTTTAATATGAATATCTCTGTTCATAATATATAATATATCTTTCGTTCCACAACGATTTATAATATTTAAATAAGGATTTTTTGAATATTTTTTAGAAATAAATAAGTTTGCTTCCTGATTAACATCAATAACCTGCTTTTCAATATATCGGTTAATCTCAAAATTACAGATATTGGTTGTTGCAGTTTTCAATAAATCTTTAGGATTCAAGTAATTTTTGTAATAAACAGACATTATCTTTAAGCTGAATTCCAATTCCCTAAACAAATTAGGTGAATTCAACATTAAATTGTCGCTGCCCAGCAGGGGTTTGATTCCTTTAGAAAACATCTCATTTAAAGGAGCCACACCAACATTTAAAGTGGCATTAGCTCTTGGACAAACAACAACATTTGAATTTTTAATCAATTCCAAATCATTATTTCTCGGATTTGTACAGTGAACCAGCTGATTAAAATCAGCATCCACTCCCCTTTGAATTTCAGTTTTATTGAAATCCCTTAAGGAATCGTCCTGAAGATGCATTGATTCAGCTACATGAATTGAAGATATTTTACCTGCTTTCCTACATTCAGAAGTTATTAAACTAGCTACTTCATCACTAATCTCACCAAATCCGCTTAATGCAATACCGTCAGCCAATTTTAAAAGTTTGCGAATAGCTATTTTAACTTTTCTCAAATCAGGATTTTGCCCATAGAAACTATCGTCACGGCCAAGAATAACAGGAGTTACAGGTAAATTTTTAGAAGCCTTTCTTAAAAGCTCAACACCTTTAATTCCGCCTTCCCGATAATCAATAAAATGAGTTGTCCCTGATTCGAACATATCCCACATTGACTTTTTCATAGCATCAATTATTTCGCCGTCTTCAGCATTAGCCAGTGCTTTATGTTTAACGCCATTTGGAGGTTTGACCATTTCCCCCAATGATAATCCGTAACCTTCATCCTTAATTATGGAATCTCCAATATGAGTGTGGCCATTTAAGAAAGTTGGGCAGACAATTGAATCTGTGGCATCTATAATTTTACCTTCACAGACATCTTTAGCCATTTCTATAATTTTGCCATCATCAATGACAATGTTTTCACGAACTGGAGTTAAATCCTCTCCCTTTAATACAATCCCATCTTTAATTGTTAACATTAAAAAAAAGTTTTCTAATTTGTTTTATATATAGATTACCTATTGAATGGAAAGTTTTATAAAAATATAAGAAAATATATTATTCTGGTGAAGGGCTATATTTTAATTAATATAAATACAACCTCAATTAACTTCAAAAAAGAAATTAGAACACTTTTTATACCTCCCAAAATATGGCCTTTACGCCTTTCTTTAAGCATAATAGGAATGATTACTATTAACTCACAAGAAATAAGATATCTTTACAGAAATATTGTAAAATCCGGAAATGTGTATCGGATAAAATATAATAATAAAGACTATGGTGAGTTTAAAAAGTTATCTGATGCTTTATATGAAAGAGACGCTCTTTTTTACTGTAATTTTGATTATGATTTGCTTGTTGAATCAGATTTAGAAAATAAATACGAAAATATGAAATTACCTCCTTTTCCTGAAAAAAGACCCAAAGGCCGAATCAAAGGAAGCAAAATAAATAAAGAGGAAAGAGAAGGTAAAATTCATTTTGACCATAAAAAACGGGAATTTTTTGTACAGAAAGGAGAAACTATTTTTGGATACTATAAAAGTATGACTGAAGCTTATTACTATAAAAAAAAGCTGATGGATAATAACTGGGATATGAATGCTCTAAAAACAATGATTAGCTTAAGAATAGACATTGATAAAAAATTAGACTTAAATAAGGAATATCCTGTTAAATTAAATTATTGTCCTAAATGTAGGCGTAAATTAAAAAATAAAGAAAAAGAATGTCCATATTGTGGAATAGACATTAAAGATTATTTATATAATAATTAACCTTATTCTCCATCAATATGTTCATTTAAAGATTTTACTGTAATTTCATTATTTTGAACAGCTTCAATAGCATTTAAAGCAGCTCTAGCTCCAGACAAGGTAGTAACATAAGGTATACCAAGTTCAATAGCTAAACGTCTGATTATATATCCGTCCTGAGCAGACTGTTTACCTTCTGAAGTGTTGATAATCAGATCAATTTCCTTGTTTAAAATTGCATCCCTGATGTTTGGAGATCCTTGAGATACTTTTTTAATTTTTTCAATGTCAACACCCTTTGCCGCATCAGCAGTTCCGCTAGTTGCTGCAAGTTCAAAACCTAAATTAGCTGCTTTTTCAGCAATTGGACGGATTTTCTTTTTATCCTGTTCTTTTACGCTGATAAAGATTTTACCTTCTTTTGGTAAATCCATACCTGCAGCAAGCTGGGATTTGTAAAATGCCATTCCAAAGTTTTCATCTACACCAATACTTTCACCAGTGGATTTCATTTCAGGTCCAA
This genomic stretch from Methanobrevibacter smithii ATCC 35061 harbors:
- a CDS encoding amidohydrolase family protein, translating into MLTIKDGIVLKGEDLTPVRENIVIDDGKIIEMAKDVCEGKIIDATDSIVCPTFLNGHTHIGDSIIKDEGYGLSLGEMVKPPNGVKHKALANAEDGEIIDAMKKSMWDMFESGTTHFIDYREGGIKGVELLRKASKNLPVTPVILGRDDSFYGQNPDLRKVKIAIRKLLKLADGIALSGFGEISDEVASLITSECRKAGKISSIHVAESMHLQDDSLRDFNKTEIQRGVDADFNQLVHCTNPRNNDLELIKNSNVVVCPRANATLNVGVAPLNEMFSKGIKPLLGSDNLMLNSPNLFRELEFSLKIMSVYYKNYLNPKDLLKTATTNICNFEINRYIEKQVIDVNQEANLFISKKYSKNPYLNIINRCGTKDILYIMNRDIHIKNV
- a CDS encoding CBS domain-containing protein, which produces MLVKRAMSKNVVSVSVPGNREKVLDLMRKEDKAVLPVVKGDTKQLVGLITRSDLIVNPDEEQIAILMSTDLVTASPDDDVKDVAKKMIDNNVRRVPVVDDNGDLVGIITSFDLVSNALIKLESDDPVENFMITTVPTTWYKTPLNVAFETMKQFGLKSVLALNDSAKLVGILTETDFIEESEIISERSEHSSTVGTEGDKWSWDSTSVLYIEKNCLKFTDKLVEDVGTHKVEVVNSKTKASDCAKKMKTLNIEQIPVIGVEGELIGLVRASDLIKALVD
- a CDS encoding universal stress protein, translating into MYKKILVPTDGSEFAQKAEKHALFLAKTTGADIYALSVTENNFVNGLPLDDEVYQLNQLLKQRSEDNIKEFEEMDETSGIKFHGIIREGSPAKTILEVAKEEDIDLIVIGSSGKSGFDRFIMGSVAEKVVNAAKCAVLVIH
- a CDS encoding zinc ribbon domain-containing protein → MVKGYILININTTSINFKKEIRTLFIPPKIWPLRLSLSIIGMITINSQEIRYLYRNIVKSGNVYRIKYNNKDYGEFKKLSDALYERDALFYCNFDYDLLVESDLENKYENMKLPPFPEKRPKGRIKGSKINKEEREGKIHFDHKKREFFVQKGETIFGYYKSMTEAYYYKKKLMDNNWDMNALKTMISLRIDIDKKLDLNKEYPVKLNYCPKCRRKLKNKEKECPYCGIDIKDYLYNN